A segment of the Prochlorococcus marinus CUG1416 genome:
GTCCAACTAGACACCTACAACTTTTAACTAATCAAGAAACAAAAATTAAATTAATTTCAATGCAATTAGATCCTCTCTGCAGTCAAGAGGGTCCTAAAGAATTGAATCAACTAAATGGCCCTTTAATTAGAAGACAAGTATGGATTAAAAACAATAATAAAAACTTAGCATGGGCTGAAAGTTGGTGGAATGCAGAACAAGTGAGTGAAAATTTAAAAGCCAAAGAAGAACCAATTTGGAAAAATTTGACGCAAGACAGATCAGAATTGTTTAGAGAAGTTGATCGAATTTCACTTGTGAATTCAAAATGGTTAGAAGATCAATTTTGTTTTAAAGGTCCATTCTGGTCAAGAAATTATAGGTTTTTTCGTGACAAAAAGCCCTTAACAATTATTAGGGAAGTTTTTAATCCACATTTAGAAAGTTTACTAGGTTCCTCTGGAATCAAAGAATTTACAAATCTATACTCTTCTTCTTCTTGATCTAGGAAGATTTCTTAATTTTGATTGACCTTGTTGGTTTAATTGGTCTCTTGATACATTATTCTCTTTTTCTGAAGCTCTTTGCCATCTTTCAACTTTGAAATCCATTTCATCTGGCCAATCTTCGTCTTTACTTTCTTTCCTATAAGGTAATTTTTTTTGCTCAGTTGTCTGTAAATTCTTTGGTTGCCTTAAAGATATTGCTTCTAAAGGTCTTTTTGAATATGGTTTAGCAGATTCATAAGAATTTAATTCTCTAGCAAATGTCTTAATATCGCTTTTATCATCGTATAAATTGTCATCATCATACCAATCGTCATTATCTTCATCAAAAAATAAATCCACTTTTTCAGATACCCATCTTCCTACTTTTTTCACACTTTTACTTGTTATTCCTTGAAAATCTGAGTTCCTTCTTTTACCTGGCCTAGCCCCAGATACTCCATCAACGAATTGTCTTCCAGTTTCAAAAATTTTATCAACTTGTTTATCAACAATATTTCTATCAAAACTATTTCTAAGATTTCTAATTCTCCTTGAATCCATAAATTATTATGCTTTTTCAAATATAAATTACATTAAAAAAATAAATAATTCCCAATATAGAAACAAAAACACATCTAAATATTGTTAATCAAACAAAATTAAACAGTTTTTATTCCATGATCCATTAAAGAAATTTACACAACATTTTTTACAGGCAATATTCTTGATTCTTTTCCTATAAAAGAATTTCTCGCCACAATTTTGACATTTTCCTATATATTTTAATTCTCTCCTTTCAATAGGAAATGAGTGCCTTACAGAAATTTGAAAATTCATCTCTTTCGCATTTATTTCATTCATCTTTTCTAAGAAATTAGGACCATGGATCTCATTTTTTTGTAATATCCTATCTACCCATGCATGAATCATTTCATGACATAAAGTACTGTTTATTTCACTAATAGATAATTTACTTAAAATAGGTTTCGATAAGATAATTTCAGAATCTACAAGACCATTTATTCGTTTTCTTTTATAAAAACCAGCAGTAGTTTTTAATCTATTGTCACTCCATCTAACTTTTACTAAAGGCTGATTATTAACCGCTAAAGAATTTTCAAAATATTGGCTATTAAATCTATGAAATAAAGGTAAAAGAGGAATTACAGGCATTATGGATTAAAATTAGTATTATTTTGACAAAAAAAGTCATCAAAAACGATTTATTTTCTTAAAGTAATAAAAAACCACAATCAACATGGATGCAACACTAGTTAAAGATATCGGAATTAAAGCATTATTAGTTGGCGGAGCAGTACTAGTTTCTTTTTGGACTTTTAATGCAATCAAATTAGTTATAAGCGCAAGAGGAATTAATCCATTAGTAAGAAAGTTTTTTGATCAAATAGCTGCTGGCAGAATTGATGCAGCTTATGGTTTGACTACAAAAACTTATAAAACTCATGTTAAGCGCCAAGACTTTCTAAAATTCTTAGCTAGTTTAAACCTCAATAAATACAGAAATTTAAAATCAGGAAGACCTAGAGTTCAAGAAGACCAAATCATAATAACGTTAAACTTAAAATCAGAAGATAAAAAAGATGAGCTCCCATTAGATTTTACTTTCGCAAAAACTGACAATGATTGGAAAATAGACAGAATAGCTAAAGTTAATTAATAATTTCTTGTGAGGCAAAAAGAATTGTTAAAAGAAGAGATAATACGTCAATTAGAATTACACCCAAGCAGATTAGATAAAGAAAAAATCATCTGCGAATCAATGGATAAAGGCCTCGATGATTTTTTTGAAGGCATCCGTATGGCACTTGATCCATTGGTAACTTTTGGTGTAAAAATTATTCCTGAGAAAGAGAATGAAAAAAGTCAAAATTTTTTATGGACAGATTTTAAAGAATTAGCCAATAAGCTTATTCAAAGAAAACTTACTGGTAACGCTGCTCGTGATGCAATTCTTACTGCTATGAAATCTTCAACAAAAGAAGAGTGGAATGGATTTTATAGACGAGTTTTAATTAAAGATCTTAGATGTGGTGTGTCTGAAAAAACAATCAACAAGATAGCAAAGAAATTTCCTAAATATGCGATTCCTATTTTTTCTTGTCCATTAGCTCATGACAGTGCAAATCATGAAAAAAAAATGATAGGAAAAAAGCAAATTGAAATCAAATTAGATGGTGTTCGCGTCTTAACTATTATTAGACAAAATAAAGTAGAAATGTTTTCTCGTAATGGGAAACAATTCCATAATTTTGGTCATATTATCTCAGAAATAGAAAACGTATTAAAAGAAGATCCTGCACCTTATGACTTAGTCCTAGATGGTGAAGTAATGAGCGCTAACTTTCAGGATTTAATGAAACAGGTACATAGAAAAGATGGCAAACAAACCAAAGATGCAGTTCTCCACCTATTTGACTTATGTCCCCTTGAAAACTTCCAAAAAGGGAGATGGAATACTAGTCAAACAACCAGAAGTTTATTAGTAAAAGAATGGGTAGCAAAACATTCTGCGCTTCTAAAACATATACAAACACTTGAATGGGAAAATGTAGATCTTGACACCATTCAGGGGCAGAAAAGATTTATAGAGCTGAATAAATCTGCTGTGGAGGGTGGATATGAAGGAGTAATGATTAAAGATCCTGATGCTATGTATGAATGTAAAAGAACACACAGTTGGTTAAAAGCAAAACCTTTCATTGAAGTCACTTTAAAAGTTGTATCGGTTGAGGAAGGCACAGGTCGTAATAAAGGTAGACTGGGAGCAATACTGGTTGAGGGGGAAGATGATGGGTATGAATACAGTCTCAGTTGCGGTAGTGGTTTTAGTGATATCCAACGTGAAGAATATTGGTCAAAACGTAATCATCTCATTGGGCAACTTGTAGAAATCAGAGCTGATGCTAAAACCAAATCCAAGGATGCGGTGGCTTTTAGTCTTAGGTTTCCTAGATTCAAATGCTTTAGAGGATTTAAGGCTGGAGAAAAAGTTTAAATTTTAAAAAAATATTCAAGAAAGTAGTCAATGCAAAATGTGGTTTTTAATTAAAAAAACTTAAAATCTTACCTATAAAATATAAGAATAATTATTAGGAATTTTGTGAGACTTATGACAAAGAAAATAGTTTT
Coding sequences within it:
- a CDS encoding chorismate lyase, whose protein sequence is MLWEEKASTFLVKNSLPKISGPWKLMLLGDGSPTRHLQLLTNQETKIKLISMQLDPLCSQEGPKELNQLNGPLIRRQVWIKNNNKNLAWAESWWNAEQVSENLKAKEEPIWKNLTQDRSELFREVDRISLVNSKWLEDQFCFKGPFWSRNYRFFRDKKPLTIIREVFNPHLESLLGSSGIKEFTNLYSSSS
- a CDS encoding RNA helicase; translation: MDSRRIRNLRNSFDRNIVDKQVDKIFETGRQFVDGVSGARPGKRRNSDFQGITSKSVKKVGRWVSEKVDLFFDEDNDDWYDDDNLYDDKSDIKTFARELNSYESAKPYSKRPLEAISLRQPKNLQTTEQKKLPYRKESKDEDWPDEMDFKVERWQRASEKENNVSRDQLNQQGQSKLRNLPRSRRRRV
- a CDS encoding SprT family zinc-dependent metalloprotease codes for the protein MPVIPLLPLFHRFNSQYFENSLAVNNQPLVKVRWSDNRLKTTAGFYKRKRINGLVDSEIILSKPILSKLSISEINSTLCHEMIHAWVDRILQKNEIHGPNFLEKMNEINAKEMNFQISVRHSFPIERRELKYIGKCQNCGEKFFYRKRIKNIACKKCCVNFFNGSWNKNCLILFD
- a CDS encoding RNA ligase family protein is translated as MLKEEIIRQLELHPSRLDKEKIICESMDKGLDDFFEGIRMALDPLVTFGVKIIPEKENEKSQNFLWTDFKELANKLIQRKLTGNAARDAILTAMKSSTKEEWNGFYRRVLIKDLRCGVSEKTINKIAKKFPKYAIPIFSCPLAHDSANHEKKMIGKKQIEIKLDGVRVLTIIRQNKVEMFSRNGKQFHNFGHIISEIENVLKEDPAPYDLVLDGEVMSANFQDLMKQVHRKDGKQTKDAVLHLFDLCPLENFQKGRWNTSQTTRSLLVKEWVAKHSALLKHIQTLEWENVDLDTIQGQKRFIELNKSAVEGGYEGVMIKDPDAMYECKRTHSWLKAKPFIEVTLKVVSVEEGTGRNKGRLGAILVEGEDDGYEYSLSCGSGFSDIQREEYWSKRNHLIGQLVEIRADAKTKSKDAVAFSLRFPRFKCFRGFKAGEKV